The Polyangium mundeleinium genome contains the following window.
AGCGCGCGACAGAGCGAACGAGCGTCCTCCACGCATCGCGCGAGCAGCGCGGGTTCGAGCGGAGGCATCGTCTCGCTCGCCCGCACGTACCTGTCGAAGTGCCCGAGCCGCGGATCCCACAACGCGGGCAGCACGTGCTCCTTGCCGACCACGATGCACCGCACGTACTGCGACCACGGGATCGCCTCCTGCGCGATCATCGTCAGCATCCCTGTCCGATCGTACGCGCGCCACAGCTCTTCGAGCGAGCTCACGCGATAGACGTCACGGAACCCTCCGCCCCAGTGCGGCTTGATGAACATCGGGAAGCCGAGCTCGCGCGCCGCGCCTTCCCAGTCGAGCGGGAAGCGCAAGTTGCAGAGCGTCTCGTTCGACACCCCCTCGCCGTACGACTTCGACGGCAGCACCACGGTCCTCGGCACGCGCACGCCGAGCCGCGCCGCGAGCGCCGTCCCGAAGAGTTTGTCGTCCGCGATCCGCCAGAACGGATTGTTCACCACGCGCGTGCCATTCAGCACCGCGAGCTTCAGCACCGGCTGGTAACAGGTCACCTCGTGCGAGATGCGATCGACGAGCACGTCGTACGGCGGCGGCCGATCGATCGAGGTGATGTCGAGCTCGGCGTAACTCGCCACGACGCCGGCGTCGCGCCGCGCGACCTCGGCGATCAGGGCATCGGGAAAGGAGCGCTCACGTCCGACGAGCAAGCCAACGCGGAGGACCATGAAGCCCTCCTACACCAAACCTCCGCGCTCGTCACAGGGCCATGGCGCGCAGTTCGCGCTTCAGCACCTTGCCTGTCGGGTTGCGCGGCAAGGACGGAACGAACACGAACTCGCGCGGCACCTTCGCGCCCGACAGCCGAGCGCGCGCGAACGCTTCGAGTTCCTTCGACTCGGCGCGCGCGCCCGCCTTCAGCACCACGAACGCGCGCACCCGCTCGCCCCAGGCTTCGTCCGGGACGCCCACGATCGCGACCTCCGCGACCGCTGGATGATCGTGCAGCACGTGCTCCACCTCGGCTGGATACACGTTCACGCCGCCCGAGATGATCATGTCGCGCTTGCGACCTTCGAGGAAGAAGTAGCCGCGCTCGTCCCTCCGCGCGAGATCACCGACCGAGAAGAACCCGTCGCGCATCGCGTCGCGCGTGCCCGCGTCGTCGGCGTGGTAGCCCGAGAAGAGCTGCCCGCTCCGCGCGTAGAGCTCGCCCACCTCTCCCGGCCCGCAGACGCGCCCCGCCTCGTCGTAGAGCCGCACCTCCGCGCCTGGGATCGTCCGGCCGATCGTCCCCGGCGCCGCGCGCAGATCCGCGGGCTTGGCGAGCGTCACCACGCCCGTCTCCGTCGCCCCGTAGAAGTTGAACAGTTTGTCCCCGAAGAGCCGGAGCACCTCGTTCGCGAGCGGGATCGAGATCGCCGCGCCGCCCGTGAAGATCGCCTTCAGCGAC
Protein-coding sequences here:
- a CDS encoding ATP-grasp domain-containing protein, which encodes MVLRVGLLVGRERSFPDALIAEVARRDAGVVASYAELDITSIDRPPPYDVLVDRISHEVTCYQPVLKLAVLNGTRVVNNPFWRIADDKLFGTALAARLGVRVPRTVVLPSKSYGEGVSNETLCNLRFPLDWEGAARELGFPMFIKPHWGGGFRDVYRVSSLEELWRAYDRTGMLTMIAQEAIPWSQYVRCIVVGKEHVLPALWDPRLGHFDRYVRASETMPPLEPALLARCVEDARSLCRALGYDMNTVELAIRDGVPYAIDFMNSAPDFDISSLGPEHFPWVVEKMADLVIRLAHEGPPKPAMSFKDVMR